The genome window CCGCCCCCGACCGCCGCCGCGCGGGCGCCGCTCGCGCCCCGGCCCGGCTCCGCCGTCCGGCCCGCCCGTGCGGCGGCCGCCGCCGCGACGCCATCGCCGGAGCCGCTGGCGGTCCGCGATTCGCGCGCCGCGCCGCCGTCGCCGTGCACCAACAGCCAGCCGATCGCCGCCAGCGCGGCCATGCCCCCGGCGACCAGCGCCGCCCCAGCCGAGTGCCGCGCCCCGCCGCCGCGCGCGACGTCCGCGGCGCGCGGGGCCGCCACCGCGCCGGCGGTCTCGCCGCGTCGATCGCTGGAGCCGCCCGCGGGCCGCTCCGCGCCGTCGTCCGCCGCCGGGTGCCGCGCCCCGCCCTCCGCTGCCGCGCCGCCGCGCGACTCCGACCGGGCCGCCACCGCGCCGGCGGTCGCGACGCCGTCGTCCCCCCCTGTCGGCCAACCGCTGCCGGTGTAGGGCATCCCGGTGTCCGCCGGCGTGTACGTAAACGCCGGCACCTCGGACGTCGCCCGATCGTCGTCGGCGATCGCCGGCACGTCGGCCGTCGGGTCGGCCCGCAGCGGCATGCGCAGAGCGGGCGCGTCCTGCACCCGCGTCGAGTCCTGCGACTCACCGTGGTGAGCCGCGGCGTCGAAGTCGACACCCGCGAGTCGACGCTGCCGGGCCAGTTCGTCCGCGAATGCGTCCTCCATCAGCGCCGCCGCCGCGACCGCGCTCATCGGCGGCCCGAGCGCGCGCAGCGCGCGGTCGACGTCCGCCCCGAACTCGCGCGCCGTCGCCTGGCGGCCGGCCGGGGACCGCGACAGCGCCCGCTCGATCGCCACCGCCAGCTCCGGCGGCAGATCCGGCCGCACGTCCAGCGGACTCGGCACCGGTTCCTCGGTGATCGCGCGGAACGTAAGGTAGTCGGTGTCTCGCTTGAACAGCCGGCGACCCGTGAACGTTTCCCATGCAACCACGCCGAGAGAGAACACGTCGCTGCGCCGGTCGACCGGCTCGCCGCGCAGCTGCTCCGGGGACGAGTACGCATAGGTCCCCTTGACCGCGCCAGTGCGCGTCTTGTCGAGGGCCCCGCGGGCCTTCGCCACGCCAAAGTCGAGGACTTTCGCGATCCCGGTCGACGTGACGAAGATGTTGGCGTGGCACACGTCGCGGTGGACGACACCGACGAGCGCACCGTCCGCGTCGCGCAGCTCGTGGGCGGCGTGCAGCCCCTCGCACACCTGCGTGAGCAGGCGGCCGAGAAAGCGCAGGTCCGCCAGCCGGCGGTCGCGCCGGCGCTCCTGCACGACGCGGCCGAGCGGCACCCCCTCGAGGTACTCCATGGCGATGTAGTAGGTGCCCTCCGCCTGCCCGAGTTCGTAGGTCTGGCAGACGTTCGAGTGGTGGATGCGCGCCGCGATGCGCGCCTCGTCGCGAAACATCGCAACGAACCGCGGATCCTCCATCAAGTGCGGCAACAGGCGTTTGAGCACCACCAACTTGTGGAACCCGCCCGCGACGTCGCGGTGGCGCGCCAGGAACACCTCGCCCATCCCGCCCGTCGCGAGCTTCGCCAGCAGCACGTAGCTGCCAAACGTCCGCGGGTAGTCCGCGGACGGATGGCCGTTGGGGCGGGCCGGCGTCGCCACAATTTGTGATGCTACCACGTCGCCGCACACGCGAGCCCGCACATGGGTCGCAACGATCCCGACATCTGCGGCGAACGCGCACCCGGCGGGCCGGTCGGTCCCGTTGCCGAACGCGCGCCGCGTCGCTATCGTGCCACCATGTCGGCGATACGCCGGTTCGACGGTCGACCTGCGCGCGGCGTCCCCGCATACCGCCGGATCGTGCCGTTTGTGTTGCGCGGCCGCAACGAGTCGGCGGTGTACTTCGAACAGTCCGTCGACCTCCGGGCGACGCTTCCGTGGCTCGACGCCGTCAACCGGACGCTACCGGTGCGCGCGACCCTGTTTCACCTGCTGCTGGCTGCGATCGCGCGCGTGCTCGACGAACGCCCGCGGCTCAATCGGTTCGTGGCCGGCCGGCGGTTGTACGACCGCGACGGCATCTGGTTGTCGTTCGCGGTCAAGAAGCGCATGTCCGACGACGCACCGCTGTCGGTGGTCAAGCACCGCTTCGACCCGACCGAGCCGTTCGCCGACATGGTCGTTCGGCTCACCGACGCGATCGAACGGGCGCGATCGAACCGGCCGTCGCCCGTCGACCGCGAGGTCGCCTGGCTGTTGCGCCTGCCGCGCCCCGTGCTCGACGCCGCGGTCTGGACGCTGCGCGCCCTCGACTACTTCGACGTCGTCCCGCGCGCCCTGTTCGCACACGACCCGATGTACGCGAGCGCGTTCGTCGCCAACCTCGGCAGCATCGGACTCGACGCCGCATACCACCACCTGTTCGAGCACGGCACCTGTCCCCTGTTCGTCACGCTCGGCCGGATTCGGCGCGCCCCCGTAGTGACCGATGGAGATCGCATCGAGGTGCGGCCGATCGTGTCGCTCAAGTTCACGTTCGACGAGCGCGTCGAGGACGGCCTGTACTGCGCCCGCGCGATCGAGCGGCTGTGCGGCTATCTCGAAGCGCCGGCCGAGTGGGCGGGCCGCGCCCCCGCCGGAGCCTCCGGCCCCACCGCCGCCTCCGTGCAGCGGACGTAAGCGCGCGTACCACTACGGGCATCGCCTGGCATGGACGTTGCTTTGGTTCGTCCATGCCCGCCGGGCGGCCGGGCGCGGAGGCGACCATGCGATACCTGTACGGAGACGCGACCCCCTTCCCGCTCGAGGAAAACTTCATCGAAACCCTCGTCGCGGCGACCGATGCGTGCGTGTCGCTGCTGCGGCTGGACGCAGCGGCCGAACGCTCGCGCCGGGAAGCGCACCTCGCGCGGATGCAAGCGGGGGTCGAAACCGGCGAAGTCGACGGGCTCGCCGAGGCGGTCGCCGCCGTCTGCGACCGGTACGCCCAGGCCGGCGAGGACAGCGCGGCCGCGGCCCTGGCGCGCCGGCTGCGGCAGACGGCCGCGGCCGGCGCCAAGTCGGCGCGCGCCGCGATCGCGCGCCGCCGTGACGCGCGCATCCGCAAGCTGGGCCTCGACACCACCGCCGACGCCGTCGTCGAGGTTCTCGGCGAGCTGTTGTGCGCCCGCGAGCTGCCCGACACGACCTGGCGCCTGCGGTGGAAGGCGGCCAGCGGGGACGATGCGACGAAGGCCCACCTGCACGCGACCGCCAACCCGATCGACCTCCAGGCGCTGTTCGAGGTCGACGTCCCGGCCGACCACTTGTGGCACGGTCCGGTCCGCGTCGACCAGCTCGCCGGCGACGTCGAGGTGTCGGTGCTCAGCGTGCGCAGCTGGGTGCGCGGCGGCAAACGCCTGCGCCGCGAGCGGCTCGACCGGCAGTGGATCACCGAGGTGGAGGTGTCTCCCGAACGGCGCGCGTTCGTGGTGAGCCGCAAGCCGTCCGGCCCGAGTCGCCGCATCCAGGTCGTGCTCGACGCACCGGACCAGGACGACGCGACGCTGCGCGTGGTCGACGACGGGGCGGGCGGGGTCGGCGACGTCCAGATCGTGTCCGACGCCGATCGCGCCGAGCTCGAACGGCTGTGGGACCGGATCGAGGACACCATCCGCTCGCTGATCGTCCACCGCCGGCGCATCCTTCTCGCCACCCTCGACAAGCGGCCGGTGCGCGAACTCGAACGGCCGCAGCAGGTCGCCGAGGCGATCCTCGAGGCGATCGGCCCGCTGGCGCGCGAAATGCGGCGGCGCAGCCGCGTGCCGGGCGAGATCACGCTCAAGCGCGAACTCGGCGACGGGCGGCGCGAGGAGCTGTTCATCCCGAAACAGGAGCTCGCCGCCAAGTTCGCCGGCCTGTCCGACGAACATCGGCGCATGTTCGACGTGTTCGGCCTCGACGGGACGGCCGAACTGGTCACGACCGAGCGCCCGCGCAACTTTCCGATCCAAAAACGGATCGCGAGAGGGACCGGCGACTTGAGCGACGCGGGCACCAACCCGGCGGCCGACGACCGGGCGAACGCCGCCGCGGGCGCGCCGCCGCTGCGGTTGGTGACCTGACGCGGGCCCGGCGCGATCGGCACTATGGTGCAGCACCGCCCGCGCGGTGGCGGCGGCTGCGCGCGCTATAACCCGGCCGTGGACATCGTCAGTATCGGCGGCGGCCCCGCAGGGCTGTACTTCGCGATTCTCATGAAGCGTCTCGATCCGCGGCACCGCGTGCGCGTGATCGAGCGCAACCGGCCCGACGACACCTTCGGCTTCGGCGTCGTGTTCTCCGACGCGACCCTCGGAACGCTCGCCGCGGAGGACGCGGAGGTGTTCTCCGCGATCGAGCGGCAGTTCTGGCACTGGGACGACATCCACACGTTCGTTCGCGGGCGCAAGCTGGTGTCGACCGGACACGGCTTCGCGGGAATGAGCCGGCAGCGACTGCTGTCGATCCTCCAGGCGCGCGCGCGCGACCTCGGCGTCGACCTCGAGTTCGGCGTCGAGGTGACCGACCTGTCCCCGTACGCCGACGCGGATCTGATCCTCGGCGCCGACGGGGTCAACAGTACCGTGCGCGCGCTGCGCGCCGGCGCGTTCCGCCCGCACATCGACTGGCGGCCGAACCGATTCGTGTGGCTCGGCACGACCTATCCGTTCGACGCGTTCACCTTCTACTTCAAGGAGAACGAACACGGGCTGTGGCGGGTGCACGCCTACCGCTACGAGGAGTCCGCGTCCACCTTCATCGTGGAGTGTACAGCCGACACGTTCGCGCGCACCGGGCTCGCCGTCGACGATGAGGACGCGACGGTCGCCTACGTCGAGCGACTGTTCGCCGACGAACTTGCGGGGCACCGGCTGCTGAAGAACCGGTCGATCTGGCGGCGGTTTCCGACGGTGACGAACGAGCGGTGGTTCGACGGCAACGTCGTCCTCATCGGTGACGCGGTGCACACGGCACACTTTTCGATCGGCTCCGGCACCAAGCTCGCCATGGAGGACGCGATCGAACTGCGCAACGCGCTGCGGGACGAAGCCGACCTGCCGGCCGCGCTCGCGCGCTACGAGCGACTGCGGCGCCCGGCGGCCGAGAGCCTCCAGCGGGCCGCGCAGGTGAGCCTCGAATGGTTCGAAAACACCGAACGCTACATGCGGCTCGAACCGGAGCAGTTCCACGTCAGCCTGCTTACGCGCAGCCTGCGGGTGACGCACGACAACCTGAAAGTCCGCGATCCGGCGCTGGGCGCCGCGCTCGAGCGCTGGTTTGCCGAGCGCGCCGCCGCCCAGACGGGGATGCCGGTGCCGACGGACCCGCCGCCGCCGCCGATGTTCACGCCGTTCAAGCTGCGAGACGTGACGGTCGCCAACCGCGTCGTCGTCTCGCCGATGTGCCAGTACTCCGCGGTCGACGGCACGGTGGGCGACTGGCATCTCGTCCACCTGGGCAGCCGCGCGGTCGGCGGCGCGGGACTCGTCCTCACCGAGATGACCGCGGTGTCGGCCGACGCGCGCATCTCCCCCGGGTGCGCCGGACTGTACGCGCCAGAGCACGTCGCCGCGTGGAGGCGCATCGTCGACTTCGTCCACACGCATTCGCCGGCGAAGATCGGCATCCAGCTCGGCCACGCCGGCCGCAAGGGATCGACCAAGCGGCTGTGGGAGGGTGCGAACGAGCCGCTCGATGCCGGCAACTGGCCGCTGGTGTCGGCGTCGCCCATTCCGTGGGGCCCGCGCAGCCAGGTCCCCCGCCAGATGGACCGCGACGACATGGACCGCGTGCGGGACGACTTCGCGCGCGCCGCGCGGCTCGCCGACGAGGCCGGGTTCGACTGGCTCGAGATCCACTGCGCGCACGGCTACCTGCTCGCGAGCTTTCTGTCGCCCCTGACCAACCGCCGCACCGACGACTACGGCGGTCCGGTCGAGCAGCGCATGCGCTTCCCGCTCGAGGTGGTCGACGCCGTGCGCGCCGCGTGGCCTGCGCGCAAGCCGATGAGCGTGCGGATCTCGGCGACCGATTGGCACCCGGACGGCATTTCGATCGAGGACGTATGCGAGGCGGCGCGCCTGTTGAAAGCCCACGGCTGCGACATCCTGGACGTGTCGGCCGGCCAGACGGTGCCCGACCAGCGGCCCGTCTACGGCCGCCTGTTCCAGACGCCGTTTTCCGACCTCATCCGCCTCGAGGTCGGCATTCCGACCATCACCGTCGGCAACATCAAGTCCTACGAGGACTGCAACAGCGTGCTGATCGCCGGCCGCGCCGACCTCGTGGCGATGGCGCGCGCCCACCTGTGGGATCCGTATTTGAGCCGCCACGCCGCCCGGGCGCTGGGGGTCCCGCCGACATGGCCGCCACAATACGTGTCGATCGAGTCGTTCGACCCGCGGTTCGAGTGACGGACGGGCGCGGCCCCGGTGCCGCGAGGCGCCGTCAGCCCACTACGGCTCCACGCCGCCGAAGAACTCCTCGTCGCACCGGATCGGGAACGCATCGCCCTGGAAGGCGTTGTTCGTGAGCGTGTTGTCCGCCTCCAGCGTGGCGTAGTTGGTGACCACGTCCGACGGCGGCGGGCAGGCGCCGAAGCCCCACACGTGAATCCCGGCGAGGTGGCCGTCGATCGTGTTGCCCTGGATGGTCACGTTCTTCGACCGGCCGTCCGGGTACTGATTGTCGCTGTCCGACACAATGATGCCGACGCCGCCGTAGTTGTCCTTGAACGTGTTGTTGCGTGCGGTCACGCCGACCGCACCGTCGATCCACAAGCCGGCGTCCCAGTAGTTGTTCAATGCCAGCAGGAAGTTGTGCTCGCCGAGGTTGTCCTCGACGGTCGCGTCGTCTCCATCTTCGATCAGCATCGCGCCGCCGCGCGTCCGCCGGATCGTGTTGTTGGCGACGCGCCCGGAGATCGCAAACGTATTGATGCCAGTCCCGAGCACCTCGCCGCACAACACCCTGGCGAGCAATGGACCGTTGTCCTCGAACACGCTGTTGGTCACCGCGACGTTCTTCGTTCCGACGAGGTTGAGCCCGAACCCCTCGCCTTCCGAATCGAGGTTCACGCTGCAGCGTCCGTTGTTGCGCGACACCACGTTGTCGATCGTGACGCCGGCGCCGTTGAGGGTCTGAATTCCGGCGTCGATGCAGTGCTGCACCGTGAGGTTCTCGATGCGAATGTTGAACGACTCACCGAGCGTGATCGCTGCGCTGCGCCAGTGTTCGCAATCGAGCACGACATCGCTCGGCGCGTCACCCTCGCCGCGAATCACGATCGTCTCGCTGTTGGCGTCGCCCAAGGCGGCCACCGCGGCGGCGCCCAGATACGTGCCGGGTTCGATGTGGATCGTCTGCCCCGGGGCGACGCGGCACAGCGCCTCGCGCAGCGTCGCGAGCGCCTGGTTGCGATTCGCCCCCGACGCGGCGTCCGACCCGTCCGGGGCCACCCACACGTCCTTGCCCGCCACGGCCGGACCGCTCTGTCCGAGGCACGACGTCGCGCCCGCGATCACCTGGCCGAGGTTGTCGTCCTCCTGCGGCGCCTCGGGCAGGTTCCCGCACAGCCAGTCCGCGTCGTCGTCCACGATGCCGAGTTCGGCCGGCAGCGCTGCCGGCTCCGTCGAGCCGCACCCGCCGCCGCCGCCGTCGGTCCCGCCGGGGCCCGCGTCCGCCGTCACGTCGTCATCGTCGTCGTCGCCGTCGTCTCCCGAACAGCCCGCAGCGACCAGCATCGCCGCCAGCGCCGGCGCCGACCAACGCGCGCGCGGCGCCCGCAGACATCTCAGCGTAGTCAAAGCCATCGCACTCCTCCGGTTTGCGGTGTCCAACAGCCCCCGCGCCGTGCGCGGAGCCCCCGGCGTTCATGGTACACGACGAGCGCCGCGCGCGACCACCCCGCGCGGCGGCGCTCGCGCCTACTCGTCGCGATCGCCTGTCCGTACGCCGAGTTCCTCGAGCGCCTCGAGCACCTCGGTGACGACCATCGTCGCGAGGGCATCGAGCGTCTCGCGCCCCTCGGCGGCGGACGCCGCGGCCGGCGCGCCGGCGTACGCGCGGTCCAGCCCCATGTCGACGAAATCGGTGACCCCGGCCCGGAGCTGCTCGGACAGGCTCACGCGCACCTCTGGCAGCTCGCTGCGGATTGCGTCGTCGACGCCGTCGGGCTCGAGCGCGAGCACGAGCGACGTCTCGTAGCGGCCCGCGTGACACGCACCGGACCTGAACTCGTCGGTGAGCGTCCGCGCCCACCGCCGCGACAACGGGCACGCGACCGACACGCGCCCCGGCGGCCGCCCGGCCGCCGCCGCGCGGACCGCGCCGTCGTGCGCCGGCTCGAGGTGATTGTTGACGAGGCACACGTGAGTGACCCGCTGGGCCAGCAACGCATCGATGACCGCGCGCAGATACGCGGTGAGTGCGCGCGCCGGGATCGACACGGCCCCGGCGAACCGTCCGGCGCACTCGGTGACGCCGTAGGGCACGGCGGGCGCCACGAGCGGCTCGATCCCCTCGGCCAACAGCCGGTCCGCGGCGACCTGCGCCACCCCCTTGGAAATGATCGTGTCGGTCAGCAGGGTGAGGTGCGGGCCGTGCGGCTCGACGGAGCCGACCGGAACCAGCGCGACCACCGGCCGGCCGCTGTCGACCAGCTCGCCGAACGTGTCGGTCGTGAGCCAGGTGAGGCTGTAGTCGCGGGTCATCATACCCGCACCTCGCCGCCCGCCTGCGCGATCAGCCGCTTGCGATCCACCTTGCCGCGATCGTTTTTCGGCAGATCGTCCACGAACTCGACGTAGCGCGGATACTTGTGCTTGGACAGGCGCGTCTGCACGTGGCGCTGCAGTTCCTCGGCCAGCGCATCGCCGGGCGCCACGCCATCGCGGAGGACCACGTACGCCTTGGGCTTGACCAGGCCGTCGACGCGGACCGGGATCACCGCGCACAGCGCGACAGCCGGGTGCTGCAGCAGGCACTCTTCGACCTCGAGCGGCGCGACCCAGATGCCGCCGACCTTGAACAGGTCGTCGGCGCGACCCGCGAACCACAGGTACCCGTCGGCGTCCCTGCGAAACAGATCGCCGGTGCGGCACCAGTGCCCGTGGAACGTGCGCCAGCTCGCGTCGCGGTCCTGAAAGTAACCGAGCGCGACGCTGTCGCCCCGGACCCACATCACGCCGGTCTCGCCGACCGGCACCGGATCGGCCCCGGGGCCGTCGGCGTCGCGCGGCAGGATGCGGATCTCGTAGCCGTCGACCGCGCGGCCGACAGAGCCGGGGACGACGTCACCCGGGCGGTTCGTACAGTAGATGTGGAACATCTCGGCCGAGCCGATGCCGTCGTAGACGTCGACACCCCAGCGCTCGGTCACGCGCGCCAGCAACGACGGGGGCAGCGCCTCGCCGGCCGACAGGTGAAACCGCACCGACGACATGTCCAGGTCGCCGGCGTAGTCGAGCAACTTGCCGAGCATCGTCGGGACGTTGGTGACGATCGTCGGCCGATAGCGCGCGATCGCCGCCGCGAGCGACTCGGGCGTCGGCCGTTCGGAGAACAGAGCGGTGGTGGCGCCCACGGCGAACGGAAACATCAAGTTGGTGCCCGTGGCATAGCCGAAAAACAGGCGAGGAACACTCACGGTGACGTCGTCGCGCCGGTAGCCAATCGTGCGCTTGGCGTAGACCTCGGTGTTGAACGCGAAGTCCCGGTGCGTGTGCATCGCCGCCTTGGGCCGGCCGGTGGACCCGGAGGTGAACAGCCACATCGCGAGGTCGTCGCGCCGCGTCGGCGGCAGCCCCGGGTCGGGCAGGTCGCGACCGCGCACCACCGCCTCCGCCAGCGGCTTCACCTCGAACGGCGCGGCGGCCAGCGACTCCGGGACGGCGACGGGCGCCTCCGGGTCGCCGCCGGTCGGCGTGTCGGGCACCAGCCACACCGCCCGCACGTAGGGGCTGGCGTGCAGCGCGGGCGCGAGCGCCGCCGCCACGGCCGGCGTCGTCACGAGTGCGGCGCACCGGCTGTAGTCGACCACGTAGGCGAGATCGTCGGGCGGCGCCGCCGGGTTGCCCATGGCGACGACCGCGCCGTGCGCGAGCGCCCCGAACAACGCCCACGCAAACGGCGGCGTATCGGGCAGCACGATGTAGACGCGCTGCTCGCGCACCACCGACGCGTGCGCCAGGGCGCGAGCGACCGCTCGCGCGCGCTCGGCGACGTCGGCGTACGTCCACCCGCGGTCGCCGTAGCGGATGGCGACCTTGTCGCCGAGGCCCTCGCTCAGGCGGTCGAACAGATAGTAGTCGGCGAGGTTGAAAGAATCGGGAAACGTCACCGCCATCGGTCACCCCTCCGCAAACGACTTGCCGATGATCAACCGCTGGATCTCGCTGGTGCCCTCGTAGATGCGCAGCGGACGGATCGCGCGGTACAGCGCCTCGACCACCTCGCCGGCGACGACCCCGCGCCCGCCGAAGATCTGCACGGCGCGGTCGATCACGCGCTGCGCCGCCTCGGTGGCGAACAGCTTGGCCATCGCCGCCTCGACGGTCACGCGCTCGCGGCCGGCGTCCTTTTCGTAGGCCGCGCGCAGCACGAGCAACCGCGCCGCGTCGATCTCCGTCGCCATGTCGGCGACCATCGCCTGGACGAGTTGGTGCCGCAACAGCGGTTTGCCGAACTGCTTGCGGCGGCGGGCGTGCGCCACCGCCTCGTCGAACGCGCGCCGCGCCATGCCGACCGCCGCGGCGCCGACCGTGACGCGAAAGGTGTCGAGCGTCTGCATCGCAAGCGCGAAGCCGCCGCCGACCTCGCCGAGCAGCGCGTCCGCCCCGACCCGGCAGCCGCGAAACGTCAGTTCGCCGATCGGGTGATCGTCACCGACGCGCAGCGGCGCCTCGTTCACCCCGTCGGCGCGCGCGTCGACGACGAACGCGGTGATGCGGCTGTGCGGCGCACCGTCGCCGGGCGTCTTGGCGAACACGACGTACTGATCGGCGATCCCGACGTTCGAGATCAGTGTCTTTGCGCCCGCGAGCGTCCACCCCCCGTCATCCGTCGGCGTCGCGGTAGTGCGCAGCGACGCGACATCGCTGCCGGCGTCCGGCTCGGTGAGGGCGAACCCGGCGATCCGGTCGCCGGCGCGCAGCCCAGGCAGCCACGCGCGCCGCTGGTCCGGCGTCCCCGCCAGCGCGATCGGGTACGACCCCAGCCCGTGCACCGCGAAGATCGCGTCCGCCAATGGGGACACGTAGGCGAGGCGCTCGCGGATCGCGCACACGCTGCGCACGTCCACCCCGCCCGCGTCCGGCACGAGATACGCATACAGTCCGTGCGCGCGGCCGAGCGCCTCCGCGACGTCGCGCGGTGCGCCGCCGAGCCCGTCGATCGCCGCCAATCGGGCGACGAGTTCATCGTGTCGCGGTTCGAAAAATGGCCGCATGCCCGGATCAGTCCTCGCAGATGTCGGCGCCGGCAAACCTCGGCGGCCGCTTGGCGCAGATCGCGTCGAACGCCGCGCGGAAGTCCGGGTGCGCCATGCAGATGGCCTGCGCCTGCGCCTCGGCCTCGATCGCCGCGTCGAGCGACATCGCGTACTCGCTCTCGAGCATCTGCTTGGTCATCGCGTGCGCGAACGCCGGCCCGCGCGCGAGCGTGCGCGCCCACTGGCGCGCGAGGTCGACCGCCGCCGCCGCGTCGTCCACGACGCGGTTGACGAGCCCGATCTGCAGCGCGCGTTCCGCGTCGATGATCTCGCCGAAGAACAACAGCTCGGCCGCGTGCGCCAGCCCGACGATCCGCGGCAGCAAGTAGGCCGCGCCCATGTCCGCGCCGCACAGGCCGACCGCCGGGAACACGTAGCCGAAGCGCGCGGTGCGCGCGGCGATGCGCAGGTCGCACGCCGCTGCGATCACCGCGCCCGCGCCGACCGCGACGCCGTTGACCGCCGCGATGACCGGCCGGCGGAGTTTGCGGATGTTCGCGATCAGCCGGCCGGTGGCGCGCGTGAATGCGAGCAGGCCGTCCATGTCGCGCGAAAACAGCTCGGCGATGATGTCGTTGCGATCGCCCCCCGAGCAGAACCCCCGCCCGGCGCCGGTGAGAATCACCGCCCGCGCCTCCGGGATCTCGAGCGCGGCGAACGTGTCGGCCAGCTCCTCGTAGATCTCGAACGTGAGCGAGTTGAGCCGCTCGGGCCGGTTGAGCGTGATGGTTGCCACCCCGCGGTCGAACGCGAGGTCGAAGTGCTCGGCGGTCGGCAGGCTCATTCTCGGTTCTCCGCCAGCATCGCGATCGCCTGGATCTCCACCATGCCGCCCGGTTCCACCAATCCGGCGACCTGGACGAGCGTCATCGCCGGATAGTGGCGGCCGAATCGATCGCGCCACACGCCGGCGAGTTCACCGAGCGATCGTCGATACGCATCGAGGTCGGTCACGTAGATCGTCATCGACACGATTTCGGTCGGGCCGCCGCCCGCCGCGCGAACGACGGCGATCACGTTGTCGAGCGCCTGCGCGAACTGCGCGACGAACCCGTCGGCCATCCGGCCGTCGGTGTCCCACCCGACCTGCCCGGCCACGTACAGCGTTCGACCGCGCGCGACGATCCCGTTCGCGTACCCCTTCGGCGCCGGCCAGCCTTCCGGTTGAATGACCTGTTGCTTCATTTCAAGAGCCCTCCGCCGTCGACGACGATCGTCTGGCCGTGGATGCCGCGCGCGTCGTCGTCGCACAGCACGGCCACCGCGAATGCCACTTCGTGCGGCGCCACCAGCCGCCGCTGCGCGCTGGCGCGTTCCAGTTCCGCGCGCGCGGCCTCGGGGGTGCGGCCCGTCTTGGCCGCGATGGTCGCGACCGCGCGTTCGGTCATGTCCGTGTCCACCCAGCCCGGGCAGACCGCGTTGACCGTGACCCCGGCGCGCGCCACGTCGAGCGCCAGCGCGCGTGTGAACCCGACGACCGCGTGCTTCGACGCGCAATACGCGGCCGTGTA of Deltaproteobacteria bacterium contains these proteins:
- a CDS encoding RidA family protein codes for the protein MKQQVIQPEGWPAPKGYANGIVARGRTLYVAGQVGWDTDGRMADGFVAQFAQALDNVIAVVRAAGGGPTEIVSMTIYVTDLDAYRRSLGELAGVWRDRFGRHYPAMTLVQVAGLVEPGGMVEIQAIAMLAENRE